From the genome of Streptacidiphilus rugosus AM-16, one region includes:
- a CDS encoding TetR family transcriptional regulator, translated as MAEAALTPEDILQTAEDVLRRFGPAKATVVDVARALGVSHGTVYRHFPSKAALRGAVTRRWLDRAHAALPGIAAGPEEPPERLRLWLAALFRAKQEKALADPELFETYQVLVGENSELIAEHLTDLESQIAGIIQEGQQQGDFSTGDPEVLGHVVFQATAHYHDPGYAGEWSRPGVDGEFEAVVAFVLNGLAVGRGQAGQG; from the coding sequence ATGGCCGAGGCAGCACTCACCCCCGAGGACATCCTGCAGACGGCGGAGGACGTCCTGCGCCGGTTCGGCCCGGCCAAGGCCACGGTGGTGGATGTCGCCCGTGCGCTCGGGGTCAGCCACGGCACGGTCTACCGCCACTTCCCGAGCAAGGCCGCCCTGCGCGGCGCGGTGACCCGCCGCTGGCTCGACCGCGCCCACGCGGCGCTGCCAGGGATCGCCGCCGGCCCCGAGGAGCCGCCTGAGCGGCTCAGGCTCTGGCTGGCGGCGCTGTTCCGGGCCAAGCAGGAGAAGGCGCTCGCCGATCCCGAGCTGTTCGAGACCTACCAGGTGCTGGTCGGGGAGAACAGCGAGCTGATCGCGGAGCATCTGACCGACCTGGAGTCCCAGATCGCCGGGATCATCCAGGAGGGCCAGCAACAGGGTGACTTCTCCACGGGCGACCCCGAGGTGCTGGGCCATGTGGTCTTCCAGGCCACGGCGCACTACCACGATCCCGGATACGCGGGGGAGTGGTCCCGGCCCGGCGTGGACGGGGAGTTCGAGGCGGTGGTCGCCTTCGTGCTGAACGGTCTGGCCGTTGGCCGGGGGCAGGCCGGCCAGGGGTAG
- a CDS encoding aldo/keto reductase gives MALKERTLGSNGPVVSQLGLGAMGMSDLYGPADEAESTATIHAALDAGLTLIDTGDFYGMGHNELLIRDALRSSGRARGEVAISVKFGAQRDYDGNWIGYDARPSAVKTALAYTLRRLGTDYVDVYRPARLDPNVPIEETVGAIAEMVQAGHVRHIGLSEVGPETLRRARAVHPISDLQIEYSLISRGIEAEILPTARELGVGVTAYGVLSRGLISGHWQADRQLAAGDFRGMSPRFQGGNLDANLKLVEALRAVAEAKGATVAQAAIAWVLAQGEDIVPLVGARRRERLSEALGAAELVLDAADLEAIEAAVPRGAAVGDRYVAAQMAHLDSER, from the coding sequence ATGGCACTCAAGGAACGCACTCTCGGCAGCAACGGTCCGGTCGTCTCCCAGCTCGGTCTGGGCGCGATGGGGATGTCCGATCTCTACGGCCCGGCCGACGAGGCCGAGTCCACGGCGACGATCCACGCCGCCCTCGACGCCGGCCTCACGCTCATCGACACCGGCGACTTCTACGGCATGGGCCACAACGAGCTCCTGATCCGCGACGCCCTGCGCAGCAGTGGCCGCGCTCGCGGCGAGGTCGCGATCAGCGTGAAGTTCGGCGCCCAGCGCGACTACGACGGCAACTGGATCGGCTACGACGCCCGTCCCTCCGCGGTCAAGACGGCGCTCGCCTACACCCTGCGCCGCCTCGGCACGGATTACGTGGACGTCTACCGCCCGGCCAGGCTCGACCCGAACGTCCCGATCGAGGAGACGGTCGGCGCGATCGCCGAGATGGTCCAGGCAGGTCATGTCCGGCACATCGGCCTCTCCGAGGTGGGGCCCGAGACCCTGCGGCGGGCCCGGGCCGTGCACCCGATCTCCGATCTGCAGATCGAGTACTCCCTGATCTCGCGCGGTATCGAGGCCGAGATCCTGCCGACCGCCCGCGAGCTGGGCGTCGGCGTCACGGCCTACGGCGTGCTCTCCCGTGGTCTGATCAGCGGCCACTGGCAGGCCGACCGGCAGCTCGCGGCGGGCGACTTCCGCGGCATGAGCCCGCGCTTCCAGGGCGGCAACCTGGACGCCAACCTCAAGCTCGTCGAGGCCCTGCGCGCGGTGGCCGAGGCCAAGGGTGCGACGGTGGCACAGGCGGCGATCGCCTGGGTGCTGGCCCAGGGCGAGGACATCGTCCCGCTCGTCGGCGCACGTCGGCGGGAGCGGCTGAGCGAGGCGTTGGGCGCCGCCGAGCTGGTGCTGGACGCGGCGGACCTCGAGGCCATCGAGGCCGCGGTGCCGCGCGGGGCCGCCGTGGGCGACCGGTATGTTGCTGCGCAGATGGCTCATCTGGACAGCGAGAGGTAA
- the lipB gene encoding lipoyl(octanoyl) transferase LipB: protein MSSDTPGSDTESGGGELRFVRLGIGERSVPYQEALDEQLRLHALRVADEIPDTVLLLEHPPVYTAGRRTRPEDRPLDGTPVVEVTRGGEITWHGPGQLIGYPIVKLPEPMDVVAYVRRLEEALIRAATAFGIGTSRVEGRSGVWVLGQEIPDAAVDASQVLNIGALTLRMGAKLGVDPRMAGPEYAPSNAGQRGDDRKLAAIGVRVARGVTMHGFALNCNPDMTWFDRIIPCGIRDAGVGSLSTELGREVTVAEALPVVQHHFAEVFTELLGPAGASTPPAPLAAPVG from the coding sequence GTGAGCAGCGACACCCCAGGCAGCGACACCGAAAGCGGCGGCGGCGAGCTCCGCTTCGTCCGGCTCGGCATCGGGGAGCGGTCGGTCCCCTACCAGGAGGCCCTCGACGAGCAGCTGCGCCTGCACGCCCTGCGCGTCGCGGACGAGATCCCCGACACCGTGCTGCTGCTCGAACACCCGCCGGTCTACACCGCGGGCCGTCGCACCCGCCCCGAGGACCGCCCGCTCGACGGCACCCCCGTCGTGGAGGTCACCCGCGGCGGCGAGATCACCTGGCACGGCCCCGGCCAGCTCATCGGCTACCCGATCGTCAAGCTGCCCGAGCCCATGGACGTCGTCGCCTACGTGCGCCGCCTCGAGGAGGCGCTGATACGCGCCGCCACCGCCTTCGGCATCGGGACCAGCCGGGTCGAGGGCCGCAGCGGCGTGTGGGTGCTGGGCCAGGAGATCCCGGACGCCGCGGTCGACGCCTCCCAGGTGCTCAACATCGGCGCGCTCACCCTGCGCATGGGCGCCAAGCTCGGCGTCGACCCCCGGATGGCCGGGCCCGAGTACGCCCCGTCCAACGCGGGCCAGCGCGGCGACGACCGCAAGCTCGCGGCCATCGGGGTCCGCGTCGCACGCGGCGTGACCATGCACGGCTTCGCCCTGAACTGCAACCCCGACATGACCTGGTTCGACCGGATCATCCCCTGCGGGATCCGCGACGCCGGCGTCGGCTCGCTCAGCACCGAGCTGGGCCGGGAGGTCACGGTCGCCGAGGCGCTCCCCGTCGTCCAGCACCACTTCGCCGAGGTGTTCACCGAGCTTCTCGGCCCCGCCGGCGCGTCCACGCCGCCCGCACCGCTCGCGGCGCCGGTCGGCTGA
- the lipA gene encoding lipoyl synthase produces MSAVAPDGRKLLRLEVRNSETPIERKPEWIKTRAKMGPEYTELQSLVKREGLHTVCQEAGCPNIFECWEDREATFLIGGDQCTRRCDFCQIDTGKPAEFDRDEPRRVAESVLTMDLNYATITGVARDDLEDGGAWLYAETVRQIHAVTADRAAGRTGVELLIPDFNADPEQLAEVFSSRPQVLAHNIETVPRIFKRIRPGFRYERSLKVITEARADGLVTKSNLILGMGETREEVSEALRDLHEAGCELITITQYLRPSPRHHPVERWVKPQEFVELQEEAEEIGFAGVMSGPLVRSSYRAGRLYRQALERRGVAAL; encoded by the coding sequence GTGTCCGCTGTCGCACCCGACGGCAGGAAACTGCTGCGTCTGGAGGTCCGCAACAGCGAGACCCCCATCGAGCGCAAGCCCGAGTGGATCAAGACCCGGGCGAAGATGGGCCCCGAGTACACCGAGCTGCAGTCCCTGGTGAAGCGCGAGGGTCTGCACACGGTCTGCCAGGAGGCCGGCTGCCCCAACATCTTCGAATGCTGGGAGGACCGTGAGGCCACCTTCCTCATCGGCGGCGACCAGTGCACCAGGCGCTGCGACTTCTGCCAGATCGACACCGGCAAGCCCGCCGAGTTCGACCGCGACGAGCCGCGCCGCGTGGCCGAGTCCGTGCTCACCATGGACCTGAACTACGCCACCATCACCGGCGTCGCCCGCGACGACCTGGAGGACGGCGGCGCCTGGCTCTACGCGGAGACGGTCCGCCAGATCCACGCCGTGACGGCCGACCGCGCCGCCGGGCGCACCGGCGTCGAGCTGCTCATCCCCGACTTCAACGCCGACCCCGAGCAGCTGGCCGAGGTCTTCTCCTCCCGCCCGCAGGTGCTGGCGCACAACATCGAGACGGTGCCGCGCATCTTCAAGCGGATCCGCCCCGGCTTCCGTTACGAGCGCTCGCTCAAGGTCATCACCGAGGCCCGCGCCGACGGCCTGGTCACCAAGTCGAACCTGATCCTCGGCATGGGCGAGACCCGCGAGGAGGTCAGCGAGGCGCTGCGCGACCTGCACGAGGCGGGCTGCGAGCTGATCACCATCACCCAGTACCTGCGTCCCTCCCCCCGGCACCACCCCGTCGAGCGCTGGGTCAAGCCGCAGGAGTTCGTCGAGCTCCAGGAGGAGGCCGAGGAGATCGGCTTCGCCGGCGTCATGTCCGGCCCGCTGGTCCGCTCCTCCTACCGGGCCGGCCGCCTCTACCGGCAGGCCCTGGAGCGCCGCGGCGTCGCCGCGCTCTGA
- a CDS encoding DUF4191 domain-containing protein: protein MARQENSDNPGRLSQIRQAYTMTKQVDPKIGLIVGGVGLGTFAVLLAIGFAIGHPIYLGVLGFVLGLLAAVVIFGRRAEKAAFGQLEGQPGAAAAVLNNIKRGWNIQLVVAANRNQDAVHRAVGRPGVVLVGEGNVNRLRPMMAAEKRKMSKVVGDAPVIDIVVGNEEGQIPLKRLQMHMAKLPRAISGAEATQINDRLRAMGDLMSNAPLPKGPLPKGSRMPKGAGKAR from the coding sequence ATGGCGAGGCAGGAAAACTCCGATAACCCTGGGCGGCTCTCACAGATCCGCCAGGCGTACACCATGACCAAGCAGGTCGACCCGAAGATCGGTCTGATCGTCGGCGGCGTCGGGCTCGGCACCTTCGCGGTGCTTCTCGCCATCGGCTTCGCAATCGGGCACCCGATCTACCTGGGCGTGCTGGGCTTCGTGCTCGGCCTGCTGGCGGCCGTGGTGATCTTCGGCCGGCGCGCCGAGAAGGCGGCCTTCGGCCAGCTCGAGGGCCAGCCCGGCGCGGCGGCCGCGGTGCTGAACAACATCAAGCGCGGCTGGAACATCCAGCTCGTCGTGGCGGCCAACCGCAACCAGGACGCCGTGCACCGTGCCGTCGGCCGTCCCGGCGTGGTCCTGGTCGGCGAGGGCAACGTGAACCGGCTGCGGCCGATGATGGCCGCCGAGAAGCGGAAGATGAGCAAGGTCGTCGGCGACGCCCCGGTCATCGACATCGTCGTGGGCAACGAAGAGGGCCAGATCCCGCTCAAGAGGCTGCAGATGCACATGGCCAAGCTTCCCCGGGCGATCTCCGGCGCCGAGGCGACGCAGATCAACGACCGGCTGCGCGCGATGGGCGACCTGATGTCCAACGCCCCGCTGCCGAAGGGTCCGCTCCCCAAGGGTTCGCGGATGCCCAAGGGCGCCGGAAAGGCGCGCTGA
- a CDS encoding RDD family protein gives MGADFGYRGKRLGLPEEGPGSIAGTGRRLAAIFIDWMLCYLVAYALIVNRDLSKVNIWITVLFFLVSVLTLSTAGATPGKKLLGLRVISLSGQRAGVGQVALRTFLLVLAVPALIWDRDGRGLHDKAVGTVEVRVS, from the coding sequence ATGGGCGCCGATTTCGGGTACCGGGGCAAGCGCCTGGGGCTGCCGGAGGAAGGGCCCGGCTCGATCGCCGGTACGGGCCGACGGCTGGCGGCGATCTTCATCGACTGGATGCTCTGCTACCTGGTCGCCTACGCCCTGATCGTCAACCGTGACCTGAGCAAGGTCAACATCTGGATCACCGTCCTGTTCTTCCTGGTCAGCGTGCTGACGCTGAGCACGGCCGGGGCCACGCCCGGCAAGAAGCTGCTGGGGCTCCGGGTGATCAGCCTGAGCGGGCAGCGCGCCGGGGTCGGCCAGGTCGCGCTGCGCACCTTCCTGCTGGTGCTGGCGGTGCCCGCGCTGATCTGGGACCGCGACGGCCGCGGACTGCACGACAAGGCCGTCGGGACTGTCGAGGTCCGCGTCTCCTAG